Proteins from a single region of Roseofilum capinflatum BLCC-M114:
- a CDS encoding DUF4160 domain-containing protein — MPTVLRFEAYRFYFYSHEPNEPPHIHVDRDNQSSKFWLSSVSLAKNIGFSAKELRKIQSIVESHQEQFLEAWYEYFDG; from the coding sequence GTGCCAACTGTTTTAAGATTTGAAGCTTATCGCTTTTACTTTTATAGCCATGAGCCGAATGAACCACCCCATATTCACGTTGATCGAGATAATCAATCATCTAAATTCTGGTTATCTAGTGTATCATTGGCCAAAAATATTGGCTTTAGTGCCAAAGAACTAAGAAAAATTCAATCTATTGTAGAATCTCATCAAGAACAATTTTTAGAGGCATGGTATGAATACTTTGATGGTTGA
- a CDS encoding DUF2442 domain-containing protein: MNTLMVETDIRVHQVIIHDDSFSVELIDGRTITVPLAWFPRLLSATSEQLQNWEICGGGYGIHWDDIDEDISTEGLLRGAAAPRRSFPA, encoded by the coding sequence ATGAATACTTTGATGGTTGAAACTGATATTCGTGTTCATCAAGTCATCATTCATGATGATTCCTTTAGTGTCGAATTGATAGATGGGCGAACGATTACTGTTCCCTTAGCTTGGTTCCCCCGTCTTTTAAGCGCCACTTCTGAGCAGTTACAAAACTGGGAAATTTGTGGAGGTGGATATGGTATTCACTGGGACGATATCGATGAAGATATCAGTACGGAAGGATTGTTACGCGGTGCTGCTGCTCCTCGTCGTTCTTTTCCTGCTTGA
- a CDS encoding DNA-methyltransferase, which translates to MADLDKIIDKVLWGDIRSVADQIPDNVVQTIITSPPYFGHRNYGTEPESEYEIGRENSLDVYIENLTSCFSAIKSKLRDDGLLWLNLGDTYINKELQGVPWRIAFALKDTGWILRSDIIWKKPNAMPSSVKNRPTTDHEYIFLFAKSSDYYYDADAIREPHITFTENSKMKGGRNHLGKRNGTPEKGKNSGNSNLHTGRWDQAFHPKGRNKRTVWEIPLGKFRDAHFAVYPEALVETCLLAASRKGDIVFDPFAGSGTTGVVALKHQRKFIGCELVKEYQEMAQKRIDELVVQPSLFE; encoded by the coding sequence ATGGCTGATCTGGATAAAATAATCGACAAAGTTCTATGGGGAGACATTCGTTCTGTCGCTGACCAGATACCCGATAACGTTGTGCAAACTATTATCACCAGCCCACCTTATTTTGGTCACAGAAATTATGGTACAGAACCAGAAAGTGAATATGAAATTGGTAGAGAAAATAGCCTAGATGTCTATATTGAAAATCTTACTTCCTGTTTTAGTGCCATTAAATCTAAACTCCGTGACGATGGACTATTATGGTTAAACCTAGGAGATACCTATATCAATAAAGAACTTCAAGGGGTTCCTTGGCGGATAGCATTTGCTCTAAAAGATACGGGTTGGATTCTCAGAAGTGACATTATCTGGAAAAAGCCCAATGCGATGCCTTCTTCAGTGAAAAATCGACCCACTACAGATCATGAATATATTTTTTTATTTGCCAAATCAAGTGATTATTATTATGATGCAGATGCGATCCGAGAACCGCACATTACTTTTACCGAAAACTCTAAAATGAAGGGGGGCAGAAATCATTTAGGAAAACGGAATGGTACACCCGAAAAGGGTAAAAACTCAGGAAACTCTAACCTACACACAGGAAGGTGGGATCAGGCGTTTCATCCTAAAGGGAGAAATAAAAGAACGGTTTGGGAAATTCCGTTAGGAAAATTTAGGGATGCCCATTTTGCGGTCTATCCTGAAGCGTTGGTTGAAACCTGCCTCTTGGCTGCAAGTCGGAAAGGTGATATTGTTTTTGATCCGTTTGCGGGTTCAGGAACAACAGGTGTAGTAGCACTCAAGCACCAGAGGAAGTTTATCGGCTGTGAACTGGTGAAGGAATATCAAGAAATGGCACAAAAGAGGATTGATGAACTGGTGGTTCAGCCGAGTCTCTTTGAATAA
- a CDS encoding histidine phosphatase family protein: MTTRVILVRHGQSSYNAQQRIQGRLDDSVLTEQGKADAKLVAAALQDIPLDAIYSSPLQRARQTAEEIVAHLGSSLSIQSPETLLEVDLPLWQGMHKKDVQTQFASDYEVWKRQPEAFKMVISTPEGSKEHYPVLAMHEQAKEFWQDLLAKHQGQTVVVVAHNGINRCLLSTALNISPAYYQSILQSNCGISVLNFSGGWGDGVQLESMNLTSHLGVSLPKFNQPEGIRLLLVRHGETQWNRDKRFQGIKDIPLNETGKEQGRKAAEFLKDVHLDFAVSSPLLRPKETAELILENHPGVELQLNPLLAEISHGLWEGMLENEIEAAYPGMLAQWQKSPETVQMPEGENLQQVWERAIAAWKSILEFAQPGTTGMVTAHDAINKAIVCHLFNLDPQYFWNFKQGNGAITVIDYPYGAQGKPMLKCHNITSHLNAGIFDRTAAGAL, encoded by the coding sequence ATGACTACCCGTGTTATCCTCGTCCGCCACGGTCAAAGCAGCTATAATGCCCAGCAACGCATTCAAGGCCGTCTTGATGACTCCGTACTCACGGAACAAGGCAAAGCCGATGCTAAGTTGGTTGCTGCTGCGCTCCAAGACATACCCCTAGATGCCATATATTCGAGTCCTTTGCAACGCGCTCGACAAACGGCGGAAGAAATTGTGGCTCATCTTGGCTCTTCTCTCAGCATCCAAAGTCCAGAAACCTTATTAGAAGTCGATCTTCCCCTATGGCAAGGGATGCATAAAAAAGACGTACAAACCCAATTTGCTTCAGACTATGAGGTTTGGAAGCGTCAACCAGAAGCCTTCAAAATGGTGATTTCTACCCCAGAAGGCTCCAAAGAGCATTATCCAGTTTTGGCAATGCATGAACAAGCCAAAGAGTTTTGGCAAGATCTTTTAGCCAAGCATCAGGGACAAACCGTGGTTGTCGTGGCCCATAATGGAATTAATCGCTGTTTGTTGAGTACGGCGCTGAATATTTCCCCAGCTTATTATCAGTCCATCTTGCAATCGAATTGTGGTATTAGTGTCCTCAATTTTTCTGGTGGTTGGGGCGACGGAGTGCAATTAGAATCGATGAATCTGACCAGCCATTTAGGGGTTTCGTTACCAAAATTTAATCAACCGGAAGGGATTCGCCTGTTGTTGGTACGTCATGGGGAAACCCAATGGAACCGGGATAAGCGCTTTCAAGGAATTAAGGATATTCCCTTAAATGAAACGGGGAAAGAACAGGGACGCAAAGCGGCGGAGTTTTTGAAAGATGTGCATTTAGATTTTGCTGTCAGTAGTCCGTTATTGCGCCCGAAAGAAACAGCAGAATTGATTTTAGAGAATCATCCTGGAGTTGAGTTACAGCTTAATCCCCTCTTAGCAGAAATTAGCCATGGGTTGTGGGAAGGGATGTTAGAGAACGAGATTGAAGCGGCTTATCCGGGGATGTTAGCACAATGGCAAAAGTCGCCGGAAACGGTGCAAATGCCAGAAGGAGAGAATTTACAGCAGGTTTGGGAGCGGGCGATCGCCGCTTGGAAGAGTATTCTCGAATTCGCTCAACCAGGAACCACAGGGATGGTGACGGCTCACGATGCCATCAATAAGGCGATCGTGTGTCATTTGTTTAATTTAGATCCCCAATATTTCTGGAATTTCAAACAAGGCAATGGAGCAATTACCGTGATTGATTATCCCTATGGCGCACAGGGTAAACCGATGCTCAAATGCCATAATATTACCTCTCATCTCAATGCAGGTATTTTTGACCGCACAGCAGCCGGAGCGTTATAG
- a CDS encoding 4Fe-4S single cluster domain-containing protein, whose amino-acid sequence MNHPNAPTLPPNHLNIMGYVDESEVNGPGCRAVVWVQGCTRACSGCFNPASWSFEINQLIAIDTLAEKIASNPRNQGVTFSGGEPFWQAPGLAKLARQLKAKGLSVMSFTGFTLEQLRAKGAPEGAQELLDELDILIDGPYIESLAIHAPTSPVSSSNQRVHILNPEFENAISWASDQMEIHILKDGTRLITGYRGQMALTEL is encoded by the coding sequence ATGAATCACCCCAACGCCCCAACCCTCCCTCCCAACCATCTCAATATCATGGGATATGTAGACGAGTCGGAAGTCAACGGCCCAGGATGTCGCGCTGTGGTCTGGGTTCAAGGTTGTACTCGCGCTTGTTCTGGTTGTTTTAATCCCGCGTCTTGGTCGTTTGAGATTAATCAATTGATTGCGATTGATACTCTAGCCGAAAAAATTGCTAGTAATCCCCGCAATCAAGGGGTGACTTTTTCGGGAGGGGAACCGTTTTGGCAGGCTCCAGGGTTGGCGAAGTTGGCTCGTCAGCTTAAAGCTAAGGGATTGAGTGTGATGTCGTTTACGGGTTTTACTTTGGAGCAGTTAAGGGCAAAAGGTGCGCCGGAAGGGGCACAGGAGTTGCTCGATGAGCTGGATATTTTGATTGATGGCCCCTATATTGAATCTTTAGCCATTCATGCTCCTACCTCTCCGGTTTCTTCCAGTAATCAGCGCGTCCATATCCTGAACCCAGAGTTTGAAAATGCGATTAGTTGGGCCAGCGATCAAATGGAGATCCATATTCTCAAAGATGGAACGCGGTTAATCACCGGTTATCGCGGCCAAATGGCCTTGACTGAATTGTAG
- a CDS encoding XRE family transcriptional regulator, whose product MKDYTTLSSELAKLSPERQERIKARADKIHLEELTLKYLQEKLGLSEDELEQYFTASNLGKAKPESREGLDLNTLQKVVSALGGTLEITINIPQKEPLVAIDE is encoded by the coding sequence ATGAAAGACTATACAACATTATCGTCAGAGTTAGCCAAACTTTCTCCAGAACGACAGGAACGGATTAAAGCTAGAGCAGATAAAATTCATCTTGAAGAATTGACTTTGAAGTATCTGCAAGAGAAGTTAGGATTGTCGGAAGACGAGTTGGAGCAATATTTTACTGCATCGAATCTCGGAAAAGCCAAACCGGAAAGTCGAGAAGGTCTGGATTTAAATACACTTCAGAAAGTGGTCAGTGCATTAGGAGGAACACTGGAAATTACGATAAACATTCCCCAGAAAGAGCCTCTTGTTGCGATCGATGAATAA
- a CDS encoding EcsC family protein — protein MSSSVQTSVLELAKQGNPDAIALILNRQLQPKGINTKVTCKGETLNLVLEGAQVPTEAVFVKVLTNFFKKLAIASVSQIKVYGKEAEEELPEWQQVLKLPTEEETGTLEAAKQGKVGAIAEILNRNLNPKGLTALVMAQSQGLWISVESLKGPPQAKLMEILEKFFIQLGVNSIQTVTVVGKKTGEAVPIWEQTLQLMPETGIIPAPETAIAPIPEPQKKSGWGSLFGKVADAATGATEAMGKATQTVAILAGNASDTVIAGVGGAATGATETMGKATQTLAILAGNASDTVIAGVGGAATGATETMGKATQTLAILAGNASDTVIAGVGKAGESASSAIIQAPDRLNTLLKCLEENPWMEPLTKVLKTDWMLQAIDTVDVVKTKESILQLQQQFPDYTPDQISHKVMIDKALLVGATGVATSIPGLSLALLAVDLAATTALQAEMVYQIAYAYGFEPEAPERKGEVLAVFGLALGGAQAIKFGGQYAVKAGLGVFKSVPIAGAVISASANAALLYALGYAACRFYEAKCSPIVMEATLETLQEESQHYLEAAITQETIMDQILVHMILAGNPDKTWEDLLPELEPMNLSPASLEAISQNIHNPTPLEELLPQINPDFALPLMMQCQKMAELDGIVTPEEAQVLELLSQQFAVEGEAQQGLLEDLEAL, from the coding sequence ATGAGTAGCTCTGTGCAAACCAGTGTGCTTGAACTTGCCAAACAAGGTAACCCGGATGCGATCGCCCTGATCCTCAATCGGCAATTGCAACCTAAAGGAATTAATACCAAGGTGACCTGTAAGGGTGAGACGTTAAATTTAGTGCTAGAAGGCGCTCAAGTTCCCACCGAAGCGGTTTTTGTTAAGGTTTTGACCAATTTTTTCAAAAAACTGGCGATCGCCTCGGTAAGCCAAATCAAGGTCTATGGCAAGGAAGCGGAGGAAGAGCTTCCGGAATGGCAACAGGTGCTAAAGCTGCCCACAGAGGAAGAAACGGGGACATTAGAAGCAGCGAAACAGGGGAAAGTAGGGGCGATCGCCGAAATCCTCAACCGTAACCTTAACCCCAAAGGCTTGACAGCCCTGGTGATGGCTCAATCCCAAGGATTATGGATCAGCGTAGAATCCTTGAAGGGGCCGCCGCAAGCTAAATTAATGGAGATTTTAGAGAAATTTTTTATTCAACTGGGGGTTAACTCCATTCAAACCGTCACCGTAGTGGGTAAAAAAACCGGTGAAGCTGTGCCAATCTGGGAGCAAACCCTTCAGCTTATGCCAGAAACCGGCATTATTCCTGCACCTGAAACGGCGATCGCCCCCATTCCAGAACCCCAGAAAAAATCCGGTTGGGGTTCCCTCTTTGGAAAAGTCGCCGATGCAGCCACAGGTGCAACCGAAGCCATGGGAAAAGCTACGCAAACCGTTGCTATCCTAGCCGGAAATGCGAGCGATACCGTAATTGCAGGAGTGGGGGGTGCAGCCACAGGTGCAACCGAAACCATGGGAAAAGCCACGCAAACCCTTGCTATCCTAGCCGGAAACGCAAGCGATACCGTAATTGCAGGAGTGGGGGGTGCAGCCACAGGTGCAACCGAAACCATGGGAAAAGCCACGCAAACCCTTGCTATCCTAGCCGGAAACGCAAGCGATACCGTAATTGCAGGAGTCGGTAAAGCTGGGGAGAGTGCGAGTAGCGCAATTATCCAAGCTCCCGATCGCCTGAACACCCTCCTCAAATGCCTTGAAGAAAATCCCTGGATGGAACCCCTCACCAAAGTCCTGAAAACCGATTGGATGTTACAGGCGATCGACACTGTTGATGTTGTTAAAACCAAAGAATCCATTCTCCAACTTCAGCAACAATTTCCAGATTACACTCCCGATCAAATCAGTCATAAAGTCATGATTGACAAAGCCCTATTAGTAGGAGCAACCGGAGTCGCCACCAGTATTCCTGGTCTCAGTTTAGCCCTATTAGCCGTTGATTTAGCCGCCACCACCGCCCTACAAGCCGAAATGGTTTATCAAATCGCCTACGCCTACGGTTTTGAACCCGAAGCACCAGAGCGTAAAGGAGAAGTTTTAGCCGTTTTTGGATTAGCATTAGGGGGCGCTCAAGCCATTAAATTTGGCGGACAATATGCCGTCAAAGCAGGATTAGGAGTCTTCAAATCTGTACCCATAGCCGGTGCAGTGATCAGCGCCAGCGCCAACGCCGCTCTCCTCTATGCTTTAGGCTATGCCGCTTGTCGGTTTTACGAAGCCAAATGCAGCCCCATCGTCATGGAAGCCACCCTAGAAACCCTACAAGAAGAAAGCCAGCACTATCTCGAAGCCGCCATTACCCAAGAAACGATTATGGATCAGATTTTAGTCCATATGATTTTAGCTGGAAATCCCGACAAAACCTGGGAAGATTTGCTTCCAGAATTAGAACCAATGAATCTTTCTCCAGCCTCCTTAGAAGCGATTAGTCAAAATATTCATAATCCCACCCCTCTAGAAGAATTACTTCCCCAAATTAACCCAGATTTTGCCCTGCCCTTAATGATGCAATGTCAAAAAATGGCCGAACTCGATGGCATTGTCACCCCAGAAGAAGCCCAAGTTCTGGAATTACTTAGCCAACAGTTTGCCGTAGAAGGGGAAGCCCAGCAAGGGTTACTTGAAGATTTAGAGGCTCTATAG
- a CDS encoding 16S rRNA (uracil(1498)-N(3))-methyltransferase: MSQWQRVAIAPNQLHEDIIRLTAEQQHYLYRVLRLQPGDRFIALMQPDWWLSELRDLETAQRLEKMAIQTELAIAITLMVALPKNGFEESIRCCTELGVSSIIPVISDRTLLKPSGQKLQRWRRIATEAAEQCERQHIPAIADPLSFSELIQTCDRGDRYLAVTRTSAPHLLTLPLPPPTQPMAIATGPEGGWTPHEVEQALKAGFQPISLGQRILRAVTAPIVALSLLSGHYEVQEYSAARGNG, from the coding sequence GTGAGTCAATGGCAACGGGTGGCGATCGCCCCAAATCAACTGCATGAGGATATAATCCGGTTGACTGCCGAGCAACAGCATTATCTCTATCGAGTGCTGCGACTGCAACCGGGCGATCGCTTTATTGCCTTGATGCAACCGGACTGGTGGTTAAGTGAACTGCGGGATCTCGAAACAGCGCAGCGCTTAGAAAAAATGGCAATACAAACGGAATTGGCGATCGCCATTACCTTGATGGTTGCCTTACCTAAAAATGGCTTTGAAGAGAGTATCCGTTGTTGTACTGAATTGGGCGTAAGCTCGATTATCCCTGTAATCAGCGATCGCACCCTGCTTAAACCTAGTGGCCAAAAATTACAACGGTGGCGACGCATTGCCACAGAAGCGGCTGAACAATGTGAACGGCAACATATTCCGGCGATCGCCGATCCTCTCTCGTTTTCTGAACTGATACAAACATGCGATAGGGGCGATCGCTATTTAGCGGTTACCCGCACCAGTGCCCCCCATCTGCTGACTCTACCTCTACCCCCACCGACCCAACCGATGGCGATCGCCACGGGGCCAGAAGGGGGCTGGACTCCCCACGAAGTCGAACAGGCCCTAAAAGCAGGGTTTCAACCCATTTCCCTCGGTCAACGCATCCTCAGAGCCGTAACCGCTCCCATTGTCGCCCTATCCTTATTGAGCGGACACTATGAAGTTCAAGAATATAGCGCTGCGCGTGGTAATGGGTAA